A part of Amyelois transitella isolate CPQ chromosome 12, ilAmyTran1.1, whole genome shotgun sequence genomic DNA contains:
- the LOC106142526 gene encoding cathepsin B: MAPYRATFISLLCVLSVSAVDLPNALSDDFIDQINSRQNLWKAGRNFPVNTPTKHLKKLVGVLADPHFEKLPNKIHDADVIASLPENFDPRDKWPNCPTLNEIRDQGSCGSCWAFGAVEAMTDRVCTYSNGTQHFHYSAEDLLSCCPICGLGCNGGMPTLAWEYWKHFGLVSGGSYNSTQGCKPYEIPPCEHHVPGNRMPCSGDTKTPKCLRTCEASYNVQYKKDKHYGKHVFSVRGGEDHIRAELFTNGPVEGAFTVYSDLLLYKSGVYKHVQGDALGGHAIKILGWGEENGVKYWLIANSWNSDWGDNGFFKILRGEDHCGIESSIVAGEPLLSN, from the coding sequence ATGGCTCCTTATCGCGCAACGTTCATATCGCTTCTTTGTGTTTTGTCGGTGTCGGCCGTCGATTTACCCAACGCTCTCTCCGACGACTTCATTGATCAGATTAACTCGAGACAAAACTTATGGAAAGCCGGCCGCAACTTCCCGGTAAATACGCCTACTAAACATCTAAAGAAACTCGTGGGCGTACTTGCGGATCCCCACTTTGAGAAACTACCCAACAAGATACATGATGCCGACGTAATAGCTTCGCTTCCCGAGAACTTCGACCCGAGAGATAAGTGGCCAAACTGTCCTACTTTGAACGAAATAAGAGACCAGGGCTCTTGCGGAAGCTGCTGGGCCTTCGGCGCGGTAGAGGCAATGACCGATCGCGTTTGCACATACTCAAACGGCACACAACATTTCCATTACTCCGCTGAGGATCTTCTAAGTTGCTGCCCGATCTGTGGTCTCGGCTGCAACGGTGGCATGCCAACTCTCGCATGGGAATATTGGAAACATTTCGGTTTAGTATCAGGAGGTAGCTACAATTCGACTCAAGGTTGCAAACCATACGAAATTCCACCGTGCGAACATCACGTACCTGGCAATCGTATGCCATGCAGTGGTGACACCAAAACGCCGAAATGTTTACGGACTTGCGAAGCTAGTTACAATGTTCAGTACAAAAAGGACAAACATTACGGTAAACACGTTTTCTCAGTGAGAGGCGGAGAAGATCATATCAGAGCTGAATTGTTTACGAATGGTCCTGTCGAAGGTGCGTTTACGGTTTACTCAGATCTGTTGCTGTACAAGAGTGGTGTTTACAAGCACGTACAAGGAGACGCTCTAGGAGGACACGCTATCAAGATACTTGGCTGGGGAGAAGAAAACGGAGTCAAATATTGGTTAATAGCAAACTCCTGGAACTCTGACTGGGGTGATAATGGATTCTTCAAGATACTCCGAGGTGAAGATCACTGCGGTATCGAAAGTTCTATAGTAGCCGGGGAACCATTATTATCTAATTAA